Proteins from a single region of Macrobrachium nipponense isolate FS-2020 chromosome 11, ASM1510439v2, whole genome shotgun sequence:
- the LOC135206391 gene encoding histone H2A-like — protein MSGGGKGGKVKGKSKSRSNRAGIQFPLGCIHRLLRKGNYAERVGAGAPVYLAAGMEYLAAEVLELAGNAARDNKKTRVIPHQLQLAIRNDEELNKLLSGVTIAQGCVLPNIQAVLLPKKTEKK, from the coding sequence ATGTCTGGTGGCGGCAAAGGAGGCAAAGTCAAGGGAAAGTCAAAGTCCCGCAGCAACAGAGCTGGCATTCAGTTTCCCTTGGGATGTATCCACCGTCTGTTGCGCAAGGGCAACTATGCTGAACGCGTAGGAGCCGGAGCTCCAGTCTACCTGGCTGCAGGCATGGAGTACTTGGCTGCTGAGGTCCTCGAGTTGGCTGGCAATGCTGCCCGTGATAACAAGAAGACCAGGGTCATCCCCCATCAGTTACAACTGGCCATTCGCAACGACGAAGAACTCAACAAGTTGCTGTCTGGCGTGACCATTGCCCAGGGATGTGTCCTGCCTAACATCCAGGCAGTTCTCTTGCCCAAGAAGACCGAGAAGAAGTAA